Proteins encoded in a region of the Populus nigra chromosome 3, ddPopNigr1.1, whole genome shotgun sequence genome:
- the LOC133687780 gene encoding uncharacterized protein LOC133687780 isoform X1, which translates to MLCLKTEVLHDDLDNNHPSNVDAETGSAATSGGFVLPMNLGGSIHKYLWRIGKVTTTTITSTRSVSSGDGSPTFSDLECFQDARTRNKRSGKMKDEDTSFYKHQLEQEVKKLQQQLQEEIAVRLALASAVEHSDSSLSNSPCQLPDKAQELLDSIAILEITVSKLEQESVALQYQLSQERNERRLAEYHLRHLPYPASSTFDCSQYNFTEMSMRTCSMEKAEGKSEDNTLLPHVIREPDKDHFVEKLCHHPNWLSEEMVLCMRDIFLSLADPSKLSSPECLASPSSPQGHLSYSSLASFSDSPIKNSLMKSPPDDMEHGLEVSARYCKLDPYRVPGKVDWMENIGTYCNAVEVSWLSVGQKELEYASGALKRFRLLVEQLAEVDPSCLSCNEKLAFWINVYNALIMHAFLAYGVPKSEIKLFSLMQKAAYIIGGHSISAADIEYNILKMKPPAHRPQIALVLALQKFKITEEQKKFSIDQPEPLLAFALSSGMHSSPAVRIFRPENVNELLQNSLKDYVQASVGISNKSKLLVPKLLYCFAKGNVEDSLLPDWICQFLTPEQAVVVRDRLSNHKWRLLGARSFSILPFDSRFRFLFLL; encoded by the exons GGGAGGTTCGATTCATAAATATTTGTGGAGGATTGGAAAGGTGACTACTACCACTATCACCAGCACTCGATCTGTTTCTTCTGGAGATGGGTCTCCTACTTTTTCTGATCTTGAG TGTTTTCAGGATGCTCGAACCCGCAACAAAAGAAGTGGGAAAATGAAAGATGAGGATACGTCTTTTTACAAACACCAGCTTGAGCAAGAA GTAAAAAAGTTGCAACAACAATTGCAAGAGGAGATTGCCGTGCGCTTAGCTTTAGCAAGTGCTGTTGAACACTCAGATTCATCCTTATCTAATTCACCTTGTCAGCTTCCTGATAAG GCTCAAGAGCTCTTGGATAGCATAGCTATTCTGGAAATCACTGTATCAAAGCTAGAACAAGAATCAGTTGCCCTCCAATATCAGCTTAGTCAAGAGAGAAATGAGCGTCGTCTTGCTGAGTACCATTTGAGGCATTTGCCGTATCCAGCATCATCAACATTTGATTGTTCTCAGTACAACTTTACAGAGATG AGCATGAGAACCTGCAGCATGGAGAAAGCGGAAGGAAAGTCGGAGGATAATACCCTCCTGCCACATGTAATTAGAGAGCCAGATAAGGATCATTTTGTTGAGAAACTTTGTCACCATCCTAATTGGTTATCAGAAGAAATGGTCCTGTGCATGAGAGATATTTTCCTCTCCTTGGCAGATCCGTCCAAACTTTCTTCTCCTGAGTGTTTAGCGTCACCATCTTCACCTCAGGGCCacctttcttattcttctttggCATCTTTCTCAGACTCGCCCATAAAGAACTCCTTGATGAAGAGTCCCCCAGATGACATGGAACATGGTTTGGAGGTCTCTGCAAGATATTGCAAGTTAGATCCGTACAGAGTTCCTGGTAAAGTAGATTGGATGGAGAATATTGGAACCTACTGCAATGCAGTTGAGGTGTCTTGGTTGTCTGTTGGGCAGAAAGAGCTGGAGTATGCTTCTGGAGCTCTCAAAAGATTTAG GTTACTTGTTGAACAGTTGGCTGAAGTTGACCCATCTTGCCTGAGTTGCAATGAGAAGTTGGCATTTTGGATCAACGTGTACAATGCATTGATTATGCAT GCATTTCTAGCATATGGAGTCCCAAaaagtgaaattaaattattttccttgATGCAGAAG GCTGCTTACATAATCGGAGGGCATTCCATCAGTGCTGCTGACATTGAATACAACATTCTGAAGATGAAACCCCCAGCTCATCGCCCACAAATA GCCTTGGTTCTTGCACTTCAGAAATTTAAGATAACTGAGGAGCAGAAGAAGTTTTCCATTGATCAACCTGAGCCTCTCCTAGCTTTCGCATTAAGTAGTGGGATGCATTCATCACCTGCA GTGCGGATCTTCAGGCCTGAGAATGTGAATGAGTTGCTTCAGAATTCATTGAAGGATTATGTCCAAGCATCTGTTGGTATAAGCAATAAGAGTAAACTATTGGTGCCAAAGTTGCTGTATTGTTTTGCCAAAGGCAATGTAGAGGACTCGCTACTGCCTGACTGGATCTGCCAATTCCTAACCCCGGAGCAAGCTGTTGTGGTTAGAGATCGTTTATCAAACCACAAGTGGAGACTCCTCGGTGCCCGAAGCTTCTCTATCCTACCCTTCGATTCAAGGTTCCGCTTTCTCTTCCTGTTGTAG
- the LOC133687780 gene encoding uncharacterized protein LOC133687780 isoform X2 has translation MLCLKTEVLHDDLDNNHPSNVDAETGSAATSGGFVLPMNLGGSIHKYLWRIGKVTTTTITSTRSVSSGDGSPTFSDLEDARTRNKRSGKMKDEDTSFYKHQLEQEVKKLQQQLQEEIAVRLALASAVEHSDSSLSNSPCQLPDKAQELLDSIAILEITVSKLEQESVALQYQLSQERNERRLAEYHLRHLPYPASSTFDCSQYNFTEMSMRTCSMEKAEGKSEDNTLLPHVIREPDKDHFVEKLCHHPNWLSEEMVLCMRDIFLSLADPSKLSSPECLASPSSPQGHLSYSSLASFSDSPIKNSLMKSPPDDMEHGLEVSARYCKLDPYRVPGKVDWMENIGTYCNAVEVSWLSVGQKELEYASGALKRFRLLVEQLAEVDPSCLSCNEKLAFWINVYNALIMHAFLAYGVPKSEIKLFSLMQKAAYIIGGHSISAADIEYNILKMKPPAHRPQIALVLALQKFKITEEQKKFSIDQPEPLLAFALSSGMHSSPAVRIFRPENVNELLQNSLKDYVQASVGISNKSKLLVPKLLYCFAKGNVEDSLLPDWICQFLTPEQAVVVRDRLSNHKWRLLGARSFSILPFDSRFRFLFLL, from the exons GGGAGGTTCGATTCATAAATATTTGTGGAGGATTGGAAAGGTGACTACTACCACTATCACCAGCACTCGATCTGTTTCTTCTGGAGATGGGTCTCCTACTTTTTCTGATCTTGAG GATGCTCGAACCCGCAACAAAAGAAGTGGGAAAATGAAAGATGAGGATACGTCTTTTTACAAACACCAGCTTGAGCAAGAA GTAAAAAAGTTGCAACAACAATTGCAAGAGGAGATTGCCGTGCGCTTAGCTTTAGCAAGTGCTGTTGAACACTCAGATTCATCCTTATCTAATTCACCTTGTCAGCTTCCTGATAAG GCTCAAGAGCTCTTGGATAGCATAGCTATTCTGGAAATCACTGTATCAAAGCTAGAACAAGAATCAGTTGCCCTCCAATATCAGCTTAGTCAAGAGAGAAATGAGCGTCGTCTTGCTGAGTACCATTTGAGGCATTTGCCGTATCCAGCATCATCAACATTTGATTGTTCTCAGTACAACTTTACAGAGATG AGCATGAGAACCTGCAGCATGGAGAAAGCGGAAGGAAAGTCGGAGGATAATACCCTCCTGCCACATGTAATTAGAGAGCCAGATAAGGATCATTTTGTTGAGAAACTTTGTCACCATCCTAATTGGTTATCAGAAGAAATGGTCCTGTGCATGAGAGATATTTTCCTCTCCTTGGCAGATCCGTCCAAACTTTCTTCTCCTGAGTGTTTAGCGTCACCATCTTCACCTCAGGGCCacctttcttattcttctttggCATCTTTCTCAGACTCGCCCATAAAGAACTCCTTGATGAAGAGTCCCCCAGATGACATGGAACATGGTTTGGAGGTCTCTGCAAGATATTGCAAGTTAGATCCGTACAGAGTTCCTGGTAAAGTAGATTGGATGGAGAATATTGGAACCTACTGCAATGCAGTTGAGGTGTCTTGGTTGTCTGTTGGGCAGAAAGAGCTGGAGTATGCTTCTGGAGCTCTCAAAAGATTTAG GTTACTTGTTGAACAGTTGGCTGAAGTTGACCCATCTTGCCTGAGTTGCAATGAGAAGTTGGCATTTTGGATCAACGTGTACAATGCATTGATTATGCAT GCATTTCTAGCATATGGAGTCCCAAaaagtgaaattaaattattttccttgATGCAGAAG GCTGCTTACATAATCGGAGGGCATTCCATCAGTGCTGCTGACATTGAATACAACATTCTGAAGATGAAACCCCCAGCTCATCGCCCACAAATA GCCTTGGTTCTTGCACTTCAGAAATTTAAGATAACTGAGGAGCAGAAGAAGTTTTCCATTGATCAACCTGAGCCTCTCCTAGCTTTCGCATTAAGTAGTGGGATGCATTCATCACCTGCA GTGCGGATCTTCAGGCCTGAGAATGTGAATGAGTTGCTTCAGAATTCATTGAAGGATTATGTCCAAGCATCTGTTGGTATAAGCAATAAGAGTAAACTATTGGTGCCAAAGTTGCTGTATTGTTTTGCCAAAGGCAATGTAGAGGACTCGCTACTGCCTGACTGGATCTGCCAATTCCTAACCCCGGAGCAAGCTGTTGTGGTTAGAGATCGTTTATCAAACCACAAGTGGAGACTCCTCGGTGCCCGAAGCTTCTCTATCCTACCCTTCGATTCAAGGTTCCGCTTTCTCTTCCTGTTGTAG